In Harpia harpyja isolate bHarHar1 chromosome 12, bHarHar1 primary haplotype, whole genome shotgun sequence, a single window of DNA contains:
- the SUMF2 gene encoding inactive C-alpha-formylglycine-generating enzyme 2 isoform X1, translating into MAAGGAGLALLACCWALGSSRALRAFGKDENMVRLPGGKFQMGTSSLEKRNEEGPVREVTVKPFAVDKYPVTNRDFREFVREKKYKTEAEAFGWSFVFEDFVSEELKKRVTQKLESAPWWLPIEKAFWRQPSGPGSGIKDRLDYPVLHVSWNDAQAFCAWKGKRLPAEEEWEFAARGGLEQRVYPWGNKFQPNRTNLWQGDFPRVDTAEDGYHGVSPVAVFPPQNNYGLYDLLGNTWEWTASEYLTPGLSSRQRAQNMRVLRGASWIDTADGSANHKARVTTRMGNTPDSASDNLSFRCAADIPPVMAEKSQTKPEL; encoded by the exons ATGGCTgccggcggagcggggctggcTCTGCTGGCGTGCTGCTGGGCGCTGGGCAGCAGCCGGGCTCTGCGGG CTTTTGGAAAGGATGAAAACATGGTGCGGCTGCCTGGGGGGAAGTTTCAGATGGGAACCAGTTCTCTGGAGAAGAGGAATGAAGAAGGGCCGGTCAGGGAGGTGACGGTGAAGCCGTTTGCTGTCGACAAATATCCCGTCACAAACAGGGATTTCAG GGAGTTTGttagagaaaagaaatacaaaacgGAAGCAGAAGCGTTTGGCTGGAGCTTTGTCTTTGAGGATTTCGTatctgaagagctgaaaaaaagagTCACCCAAAAACTGGAG TCTGCCCCTTGGTGGCTGCCCATTGAGAAGGCTTTTTGGCGACAG CCCTCGGGTCCTGGCTCCGGCATAAAGGACAGGCTGGATTACCCGGTGCTGCACGTGAGCTGGAATGATGCGCAGGCATTCTGCGCCTGGAAAGGGAAGAGGCTCCCAGCGGAGGAGGAGTGGGAATTTGCTGCCAGGGGAGGACTGGAGC AAAGGGTGTATCCCTGGGGAAACAAGTTTCAGCCGAACCGTACAAATCTGTGGCAG GGTGATTTCCCGAGGGTCGACACAGCCGAAGACGGTTATCACGGCGTCTCACCAGTGGCAGTGTTTCCTCCTCAGAACAACTATG GGCTCTACGACCTGCTGGGAAACACCTGGGAGTGGACCGCATCGGAGTACCTGACTCCGGGGCTCTCATCCAGGCAGCGCGCTCAGAACATGCGGGTCCTGAGAGGTGCCTCCTGGATTGACACTGCAGATGGGTCTGCAAATCATAAAGCTCGTGTTACTACCAG aATGGGGAACACGCCAGACTCGGCCTCCGACAACCTCAGCTTCCGCTGCGCTGCTGACATCCCGCCTGTCATGGCTGAGAAAAGCCAGACCAAACCCGAGCTCTGA
- the SUMF2 gene encoding inactive C-alpha-formylglycine-generating enzyme 2 isoform X2, whose product MVRLPGGKFQMGTSSLEKRNEEGPVREVTVKPFAVDKYPVTNRDFREFVREKKYKTEAEAFGWSFVFEDFVSEELKKRVTQKLESAPWWLPIEKAFWRQPSGPGSGIKDRLDYPVLHVSWNDAQAFCAWKGKRLPAEEEWEFAARGGLEQRVYPWGNKFQPNRTNLWQGDFPRVDTAEDGYHGVSPVAVFPPQNNYGLYDLLGNTWEWTASEYLTPGLSSRQRAQNMRVLRGASWIDTADGSANHKARVTTRMGNTPDSASDNLSFRCAADIPPVMAEKSQTKPEL is encoded by the exons ATGGTGCGGCTGCCTGGGGGGAAGTTTCAGATGGGAACCAGTTCTCTGGAGAAGAGGAATGAAGAAGGGCCGGTCAGGGAGGTGACGGTGAAGCCGTTTGCTGTCGACAAATATCCCGTCACAAACAGGGATTTCAG GGAGTTTGttagagaaaagaaatacaaaacgGAAGCAGAAGCGTTTGGCTGGAGCTTTGTCTTTGAGGATTTCGTatctgaagagctgaaaaaaagagTCACCCAAAAACTGGAG TCTGCCCCTTGGTGGCTGCCCATTGAGAAGGCTTTTTGGCGACAG CCCTCGGGTCCTGGCTCCGGCATAAAGGACAGGCTGGATTACCCGGTGCTGCACGTGAGCTGGAATGATGCGCAGGCATTCTGCGCCTGGAAAGGGAAGAGGCTCCCAGCGGAGGAGGAGTGGGAATTTGCTGCCAGGGGAGGACTGGAGC AAAGGGTGTATCCCTGGGGAAACAAGTTTCAGCCGAACCGTACAAATCTGTGGCAG GGTGATTTCCCGAGGGTCGACACAGCCGAAGACGGTTATCACGGCGTCTCACCAGTGGCAGTGTTTCCTCCTCAGAACAACTATG GGCTCTACGACCTGCTGGGAAACACCTGGGAGTGGACCGCATCGGAGTACCTGACTCCGGGGCTCTCATCCAGGCAGCGCGCTCAGAACATGCGGGTCCTGAGAGGTGCCTCCTGGATTGACACTGCAGATGGGTCTGCAAATCATAAAGCTCGTGTTACTACCAG aATGGGGAACACGCCAGACTCGGCCTCCGACAACCTCAGCTTCCGCTGCGCTGCTGACATCCCGCCTGTCATGGCTGAGAAAAGCCAGACCAAACCCGAGCTCTGA
- the CCT6A gene encoding T-complex protein 1 subunit zeta yields MAVKALNPKAEVARAQAALAVNISAARGLQDVLRTNLGPKGTMKMLVSGAGDIKLTKDGNVLLQEMQIQHPTASLIAKVATAQDDITGDGTTSNVLIIGELLKQADLYISEGLHPRIVAEGFEIAKEKALEVLEQVKVTKEMDRETLIDVARTSLRTKVHTELADILTEAVVDSVLTVRKPDEPIDLHMVEIMEMKHKSETDTTLIRGLVLDHGARHPDMKKRVEDAYVLTCNVSLEYEKTEVSSGFFYKSAEEREKLVKAERKFIEDRVNKIIDLKRRVCGDSDKGFVVINQKGIDPFSLDALAKEGIVALRRAKRRNMERLTLACGGTAMNSVEDLTPDCLGHAGLVYEYTLGEEKYTFIEKCDNPRSVTLLIRGPNKHTLTQIKDAVRDGLRAVKNAIEDGCVVPGAGALEVAVANALVKHKPNVKGRAQLGVQAFADALLIIPKVLAQNSGYDPQETLVKVQTEHAESGQLTGVDLNTGEPMVAAAVGIWDNYNVKKQLLHSCTVIASNILLVDEIMRAGMSSLKG; encoded by the exons ATGGCGGTGAAGGCCCTCAACCCCAAGGCGGAGGTAGCCCGTGCTCAGGCCGCGCTGGCGGTGAACATCAGCGCGGCCCGCGGGCTCCAGGACGTGCTGAGGACCAACCTGGGCCCTAAGGGCACCATGAAGAT GCTGGTGTCGGGGGCTGGAGACATCAAGCTGACCAAAGATGGCAACGTGCTGCTGCAGGAAATG CAAATACAACACCCCACAGCCTCCTTGATAGCAAAAGTAGCAACAGCGCAAGATGACATCACTGGAGATGGTACCACTTCAAATGTCTTGATCATTGGAGAACTCCTAAAGCAGGCAGATCTCTATATTTCTGAG GGTTTGCACCCTAGAATAGTAGCAGAAGGATTTGagattgcaaaggaaaaagcacTTGAAGTTTTGGAGCAGGTCAAGGTAACCAAGGAAATGGACAGGGAGACCCTTATAGATGTTGCCAGAACATCCCTCCGTACTAAAGTTCATACCGAGCTTGCTGACATCCTAACAGAG GCTGTAGTTGATTCTGTTTTGACAGTCAGAAAACCAGATGAGCCTATTGACCTCCACATGGTAGAGATTATGGAGATGAAGCACAAATCAGAAACTGACACAAC GCTGATCAGGGGGCTTGTTTTggatcatggtgctcgtcatcctGATATGAAGAAAAGAGTGGAAGATGCTTATGTTCTTACTTGTAATGTATCTCTAGAATATGAGAAAAC aGAGGTGAGCTCTGGATTCTTCTATAAAAGcgctgaagagagagagaagctagtgaaagcagaaagaaagttCATTGAAGACAGAGTGAACAAAATCATAGATTTGAAAAGAAGAGTCTGTGGCGATTCAGATAAAGGATTTGTTGTGATCAACCAGAAG GGAATTGACCCATTTTCCTTGGATGCACTTGCAAAAGAAGGAATAGTTGCTTTGCGGAGAGCTAAAAGGAGGAACATGGAAAG ACTGACCCTTGCATGTGGCGGTACTGCCATGAACTCTGTGGAGGATCTCACTCCTGACTGTCTGGGACATGCAGGGCTTGTCTACGAGTATACACTG GGTGAAGAGAAATACACCTTTATTGAGAAATGTGACAACCCCCGCTCTGTTACCCTGTTGATCAGGGGACCAAATAAGCATACGCTAACACAAATCAAGGATGCAGTAAGAGATGGTCTGCGTGCCGTTAAAAACGCTATTGAGGATG GATGTGTGGTTCCAGGAGCAGGTGCACTAGAAGTGGCAGTAGCTAATGCTCTTGTGAAGCATAAACCTAATGTAAAAGGAAGAGCCCAGCTTGGAGTTCAAGCTTTTGCTGATGCCCTGCTCATCATTCCTAAG GTTCTCGCTCAGAACTCTGGTTACGATCCCCAGGAAACACTAGTGAAGGTTCAGACAGAGCATGCAGAATCGGGGCAACTCACTGGAGTTGATCTGAACACTG GTGAGCCAATGGTagctgcagcagtgggaatctgggaTAATTATAATGTCAAAAAGCAACTGCTTCATTCATG CACGGTCATCGCTAGCAACATTCTCTTGGTGGATGAAATTATGCGAGCTGGAATGTCCTCTCTTAAAGGCTGA